The Humulus lupulus chromosome 7, drHumLupu1.1, whole genome shotgun sequence region ttattttcaacattactaattatttagtataacggTAAATACAGGTCAAACCTACgactattatttaatttattaattaaatgacAAAAAGTTAATAAATAATGGGttttttaaataaacaaaagTGGCGATAAAAATAATTGAAATCAAAGTTAATGGTTAAATAGTTAAGATGTCATTCTCCACCACTAAATATTCATTCAAGCATTTTAATAGTAACATTGATTTATATTCCCTATCAAATTATTAACCCCGCgaataacacttaagcagtcaattaccCCAGTTTCtcaattacaattaattaaagctaagtgtttattaattaattatttttaccaaacaataaacccattaagcatgcgatctatttaacacaagaaaaacattacattccatggaaacaagttaatataAGCAGCAAATTCATTAAACATGCAATCcgtttaacctaggttctattctccatcacaattaaaatactcgTCACAATACTTAATTGTAATTTATTACTCTACTTAGAACCCtagactattaggtgaataacaatcctaagatgataatagAGCAATGTAAtaccctaattagttggccaccttacaagattcataacattcaattagaaGAGGGAAATTTCATTATTTATGTCTAATAAtgcctaatattaccaaaaaatcccaacactaataatatttttaatttaatgctaaacattcctctcatacccaaaataccccttccattatatcaaaaaaatcacaaaaccttctcttccactctcctccctctctttctctctcattctcacgaaatcatccataaaacctacagttttgtataatttttttgtcaaaatcattgttagcCATCTCCATTGTATCTGTGAAGTCgttaatatcaaaggcaacatctattttgagagtttttggaggagaaaaaccatgggtaataagattttacattttatgtgttgggtattatttgtttacatttttttggctattttgaacagatctgagcctatattggtgtatttttcgGGATTTTTTTAAAGATTCTGCGatctgtgtttttctgggttttctgcaacttttttgctcgatagcagctcgataacggttcgatatgagctcgatggtatgtagaagaaggttTTGTAagagctcgatgtgagctcgattatagctcgataggttTGGGTTTTAGTGCTCGATGGAAACTTGATAAGGGTTTGATTGGACCCTACAATATTTGAGCTCGATAGGTTTAGGTtttgctcgatatgagctcgatagaagctcgatagggttcgatggagggtttggttaggttttatgttcggttttgagaaatggtagctcgatgctaactcgataagagctcgatgctaactcgataaagctcgataaagctcgataatGTTCTTTTTTAATGTATTTCTGAAAAAATTACAGTTTTCTTGACAATGTTAATGTTTTTTTCTTTCCAACATAGGCTTTATTGTGTatgtttttgtatcctacaatggtgtttgggaattacatgggaataagtggattttcaaggaccctcaatgcatggtgataccgaaggaggatactgtaacgtacttgcaacttcttgacatattgcacaaggaacttaaagttgataaacagatgtatgcGTTGAAATTGAAGGTTCCTTACACTTgcggcgaccaaccgtttacacccgttcatgttgaaagtgatcttggtgtccgtgcattcttaggagtaacatctaaagaaaggttggccttgtgtgtcactcctgttatAAAGATTGTCATTAcagacccatattccactcccggacctgagggagcagccagtactttaggatttcctattggtgacctgagggacaaccagtatgagtacaacccttatgtgaatgacgatccggTAGCTGAACACAATGAGGACTTAGGAGACAATTCAGTGGATGATGATCTATtagctgaacatttgcaagtagaagaagcacaagaacaaccaatacgccatattgcacggacgaacccaccaagtcaaggacgtcgaacacctggcaccagctctagtcgtcctGGTTGAACATaatataactatacagggaacatttcaatatgttcaacagaagatcacaaaaaatggagtgctcccatgtttacaaaagaaaatatcatagcttgtagtcgttctgaatcaccctcatccggtgtagcgttgggggaattacatcttgggaagacatttgagaacaagatggaattgaaaaccaaagcgactctctttgcaatgaagaataattttgagtttatggttaagaagtctggtgCTGATGTATTGTAtgtcacctgcaaggatcctgattgtggttggagaataagagggaaaaaagtagcgcgatcggagatgtttgagatcactgtttataatagcgtacatacttgctcactagaattgcaacaaaaagaccaccgtcaagcaacaccttctgtcattgggcaccttatcaagaacaaatatgctactgatggcactagctatccaccaaacagcataaaggaggatatgaagaataattttgggattgatatgagttatatgaaggcttggagatgcagagagaaggcactcggttatgtcagggggacacctgaagaatcgtactccaagttaccttcttacctgtacatgctgcagcaaaagaatccaggtacaattactgattttgtcacagatgacggtcgctttctttattgtttcttctcactcggagtttgtagaaagggatttacatcatgtcctcctgttatatgtgtggatgacactttcttgaagtcaaggtacggtggccacatgttgtgtgttGTCGCATTGGATgcaaataaccacatttatccaattgcatttgcgattgttgacagtgagaatcatgcttcttggaagtatttcatgatgaaattgaaggaagccattagagttgttgataatctgtcttttgtatcagacaggcatgctagcattattcatgctcttgagttggtctttCCTGATGCttaccacggcgcatgctaccatcacataagtatgaatgtaatctcTAAGTTCAAGACCGAccactgtcacaaggagatgtggaatgtgacatatgcatttcggaagtcaaaatttcacaggttcttcaacaatataaagcaaatggatcctgccatagctcaatatctcgagggtattggcttcgataagtggactcgtgcatactttcctgggaatcgatacaatgtaatgacaagcaactacactgaaagtttcaacaacaaaaccagagacgcaagaaccttcccagtcactacttttgtggaatttaTTCGTTTCACAATTTAGTCATGGTTTGCCgcgcgtcgtgaggaggtagagaagtgcacatccaaattaacaacaatatatgagaaagatgtctcaggcattgcatatgatgcaaggtacttgaaagtccatcctcttggacagtttgaatttcatgtggtagacccagaaggtgatggtgaggtgaatttgatgaccaaatcatgctcttgtggtcagtttcaaataatgggttacccttgtgttcatggtgtgggtGCGGCCATGTTGCGCAGcgtcaacatttactcactgtgttcaccatattacactactgagatgtggagggagtcttacaaagaaataatttacccaactggcaacgaggatgattgggaagttcccgagaacatagagaaaatgcaagttggggttcccgttgaaaaacaaccagttggtcgaccgaagaagaataaggtgggaagaaggaagacaaaccacactccatcgaatggagaaatcattcgcaaagagcgcaagtgtagcatgtgtggtggtcttggccacaacagggctacatgcaaagctaggctttaaactcttttttcccatttgaacttgttgtattaataaactctttttatttgatttttcttaaaatttatgTTAATGATtcgatatgaaaatgatattgcttgatattagctcgataacaacccatgaaagttataaaaaaaaatgataacagttcgaaactgtacatgtaaagaccccGTATACAAGATTATCATGAAGGTAAAATTTTTTGATAATTCaataacagttcgatatagcttgatattagctcgataacagcccataaaagttataaaaaaatgtgaacaaactgtacatgtaaagaccctgtatatatacaatcatcaaggtaacaaattttgataccacaagtctgtggtccacttgttcctgaacacctccatattttcatcgcagatagtttccaatggaagatcgaccattagatgctcaatataCTTGACAGCATACACacctaaaaaaaaaagtaaatattaagtgcacattactataaatttagttagaaacaaaattagtatgaagatgatgtttgttaccttctctttgactgagggagctcgtgtttctgtttgcgacgcCATGTGAACTGATGAGGCCTCTTTCctgctgatggaatcttcaacatcaagctatcagtaaacagtttactctgcattaacagagaaggaagcataaagcaccatggactcataatatcctcaagctttgcgtcactaatcaccgagttgtccgaatcgtaaacagtcagagtccaactagaaatggaagcctcaatggcaaaccaatgttgttgtccatagttctggcaccaatatacatcctcaactcctccccaagatgccagaaactgctgctcgatgcctgtcaacatggacataatgtcagcatcccaagaatactttgttttgtcggctgttttgttgtactgatcatatcgggtaggtatcacttgtgagaaataactgttcatcacaactgcattctgtcgatatatattgggaaaatacttgcgacccatacgaagcatgtgttctgccgcatcaatatgctgcaaagagagtacgataaaaaaattagcaaagaccatcataaattgttgctgtcgagctccatcgagctcatatcAAACTACTattgagctcacatcgagctaatctcagacagtaaagaacaaccctattttaacatccctatcgaactactatggagctccatcgagctcacatcgagccaatctgaaacagtaaagaacaaccctattttaacatccctatcgaactcctatcgagctcacatcgagacAATCTGAAACAGTAAataacaaccctattttaacatccctatcgaactcctatcgagctcacatcgagccaatttgaaacagtaaagaacaaccctattttaacatccatatcgaacccctatcgaacttctatcgaactcatatcgagctcacatcgagccaatctgaaacagtaaagaacaaccctattttaacatccctatcgaacccctatcgaactcatatcgagctcacatcaaGCCAATctaaaacaataaagaacaaccctattttaacatccctatcgaacttctatcgaactcatatcgagctcacattgagccaatctgaaacagtaaagagcaaccctattttaacatccctatcgaactcctattgagctccatcgagctcacatcgatccTGTAAACTCTTATCAAACTCCTATCGAACtatcatcgagctcatatcgagtcagtaaaaacaaaacatgtaaaattgaaaacagtccataattaggtataaatggcttaccccatcattgagccacgactggggtgtcttcaacgtcagaaaccatgctggaccgcgactcccagtctttacatcccgcggggtcttgttgggcatgtctccaagtagccacttgcacattgtcctatattgtttgggatctggcttcttgagagggtccaacACATGTGTAGCCTCTTGTGTAGCCTCCTCTGCTGGTGCAGTTGcatcagtgcgaggtcttttcctcgtgggatcggtatagtcctcaaaccaatctggcttgcgtctttggcgtctagccctctgaaactgaaccccagcaacatcctcagggttgacaataacgactcctGAAGTCTCAAcatcaggtgtcacaatgatggtaggaggcgtcgttggatcatcaacatagtctagcggaatatccaatgactctgagtctgaatcttcattggaccccctcggtttctccttaataaatgtcaggatctgactgactacgtccaagatcactgactggttcttcaggagggtctcctgtcgaccctcgactctgtccaaccgctcaatcaagtcggcgagctcaggggctgaggctgaggctggtgttggggttggtgttggggctgacgctgaggctggggctgatgttggggcaaAGGTTGAGGCTGGGGCTGGGGCTGGGGAaataggaggggtgggacctgcaacctcctcccccggggcagcatcaacaaatatcttggctgcctcggcTGCCTGAGAAACTCTCTTTGcgattttctcaaaagtcgcatcctcctcctcatcagtctCCGAGGGATCCTGTCCAAAcccaggataaaggggaagatctccctcagtcaaagacaaGTAATAGTATTTTTCTACTGgccgaggcttcaacatcggaagaacaattaactgcaaacaacataaaacatttggttaactcaaataatgataaaagataagcatatagataaaaaaaaaacataacttacattcttcttcaataatataggtgcgatgacggacttggtaaaatccttgttcctccgatgcgaccaactaagcatccttgggaacatgtttcccgagctcacaacaagctccaccacaagctgttggatagcctcatatgcccagtactgtaaggccggagcataaccatacatactgtacttggactcttgttgcaccttggcatccttcttggcatcatagttggcattttgcttcaccatgtccttcttacaagaatgcaatagcctcctataagagtacttcccccatggatagctgaagaagtactctacattctcaacaatttttagaatatctcgccaaatgtgcaacttgccctcaatgacattcagaaccccctcaacaaacagacatagaccaagcttgtacacatcttccacaaccgtacaagtcttgaaatcatggtccacctgtgagagctttactttctcagcatcattgaaatactcctttatcaaccggtcgctgagattacgcccttccaactcttctggtgacgggaaggtactgaaatccaaccccgtcaccagggcaaactctcccatgctgaatctacaagacttcgaccccaagaaaaaatgcacctcatcttcgttgttgctggcgattttccttagcaacagttgatgcaccaagactccggagaaattaaactccgaagccaaaaagaactgcttgaaaggggattccttagccctttcaagcagcccgagctccaaaaacctggtcttaatgtgatttaaagtactactaccccgatatgtcactcgaccaggaaagtgatcactgaacggaacaagaaacttaggcatctgcaacaacacatgaaaaaaaaatttggtaagaaaacaaAATGTTAAACATAATcaggaaaaaattcaaaataatttcatcaaaaaactgaaataagctgtcatcgagctataatcgagctgAAACATACACTATCGAGCCAATGTCGAGCCTATCAAGCTAAGCAAAATATGTCTACATAAATAATCATCGAGTCTATTATCGAATCATTATCGAACCTGTCGAGCCCTATTTATtaataccacagatccatcgagcctactatcgaacctatcgagcctttttaacctaataccacagatccatcgagctcttatcgatccaccatcgaaccattcaaactaccctatcgagcccactatcgaaccataatcgagcctatcgagctagtttTCATATATTACCCATGGATaacatcgagcttctatcgaaccTTATCGAACCTATCAAGCCCTTTTAACCTAATACCACATATCCATCGAGCTATTATCGATCCACCATCGAACCATTCATACAaccctatcgagcctactatcgaaccataattgAGCCTATTGAGCTAGTTTCATAAATTACCATGGATaacatcgagcttctatcgaacctatcgagctactggttcgaacccagaaaaaaccatcgagcaacccagaccaaagaactaccatacccattccacaccaccagattcaaaagaatcaaaacaacaaaaatatcacgaGGGTTCAAGAATATACCATAATGAGAAATGGGTTCGATTGATGGGTTCGACGACGTGGGTTTCGAGCTTCTTTGTCGCCGTTGGCTCGATGGGTTTGACAGCCGATGTCGGAGAAGATAAAATAGAGCCTGAGATCGACGGTTTCCTTCGTTTTTGGGGGTTTTGGGGTTTCCTTCGGATTGTGTTTGGGAAAAAATGAGAGAATTTCTGCGGTTTGGGTTTGGGAAAAAATGAGAGAGGTTTCGGGATTGAGAGACTGAGAGAGTTTGTGTgggaaaaaatttgagtggaaaaaaaatgagagaggTATTTTTGGTACTTCTTGAAAGTTTAGTACTAATTTGAAAAGTTTATTAGTGCtggtattatttagtaattatacccACTATTATGCATAAATAGTGAAATTTACCTTAGAAGAATATAAACCAAGAAATCATATTTAGGGCTTTGAAATCACctttaaaataaatacaaaaataaataaataaaaactaaatttattaaaagaaaaaaagtagAAGAGAAACTCTCTAAGAGTGTAGAGTTCTTTTACAAATAGAGAATAGTTTTACAATTTTtgaaattactaaaataaaatataaattagaaatttaaataataattccctttaaaaaaaccaaatttaaataataattaaaaactaattaatttaattttgtcgtttgatatatgatatatctATTCTATTCTTCTAGCGTAGAAAAAACAAATTTATTGTAAAAATTGGAATTTAAATCTTGAATTTCGTACACAATAACTGAAAAAAAATCCCTTAGACGCGCGTGTGGAGAACACTTGCTCTCTTATTGGTATGTGACTCACTTATGAGTGAAGAGAGTGAGCAAAGCTTGTTATGAGTCAAAGTGGGACCCACACGCTTTTGACCATGTTGCTGATAAAGCTCCCCCTAGCCACGTGTGAATAGCACTCTCTACCTTATTGGTCTGTGCATTACACATACTTGAAGAGAGACTGAAAAAACAAGTCAATGCGGGGCCCACATGCTGAAAAGATGATGCAGGTGGTGACACTTGGCACAAGCACATGGATCAGCTCAGCTTGGCTTGGCGGCTCCAGCTAATAGGTCGGCTCAAAAATGGCTTACACGGCTCAAGCTCTTCCATTTTGGGCTGGGCTTATTTCTCTTGCTTTGGGCCTTTTTTCTCTAGCATTTCACCAAGTTTTTCCTTCTACAAAAATAACGGGAAAAGTTGAGAACTAACTATTTTTaagagtagttaactaaaattagacactaaatatatttagttgaactttacccattattatcatgagatttctcaaattactcttatttgagcacatgattctaagtgttgttctaatgtgtattatatgtgtcatattatagttaaattggaaataCATTCTAATTGTAATAATGTGTTTAAGGAGAAAAACAAACATGTAATTGAAGGGGTATAATGGGTACATCAATTGAAAATTTGggtattaaaataaaagttaaaaatagtgggtaaaaattaaagtGGATTATTTAAAATGGGTACAGGATCTAATTTCCAcaaaaataacacatttattttccaaacaaaataaaccaaattaaaaataagtatttgcaaactaaaaatatatcaattaaatctataaaaatattaatttataccCATTTTTTAATGGTAATAAAAGTATATTTTAACTCTTAAAAATCTCTTTAGCCCCAAAATcataaaataccaaaaacaaaattaaaaactttaaaataactaaaaactaacaatttctaagcccaaggaaattaagaaaatacaattaAAATTTCACTTATCAACAAGGTGTCAGACGACGCGCGGTGCAAAGTTTTCCCAGCCACTCTAGTCGGAGTCGTGAAGCAATGGTTTTGGAAGTACCATCCCATATTAATTACCTCTTGGGAACAACTCACTCAAGACTTTTACCAGGAATTCTATGCCTCACGTGTCCACCCTCATGAAGCTTACCACCTTGTCAATTTGAAGCAAGGTGAGAAGGAGACTTTGAAAGACCACATCATGAGGTTCCAAGAGGAATCCGCTCCTACTAAGACAGTTGGCGACGAGGGGCTGCTAATAGCAATTATGGCAGGCATCAGAGTCCAAAGCCCTCTATGGAACAGTTTGACCAAGAAGTCAGTCGACTCAATGTGTGATTTCTTGGACCGTGTTGACAAGTTCATCAAATTGAACGAGGCGGTGAAGAATGTAGATACAGTGAGGGTTGACAACCATGGTCGAAAGAGTGGCGAAGACCATAAAGGTGGCGAGAAGAATGGCAATGGGAAAAGGGTGAGCAATTATCAGGTGTCTCACAAGCAGAGGCATGATTACAATAAGCGCAAGCAATAGGGGAGACAACTTGCGTACGAGCCATGCTTTACCAACTACACCGCCTTGACTCGTACATGCAAAAAATCTTCATAGCGATCGAAAACCAAGTGCCCTACAAGAAACCAATCCTTATAACGAAAGATCCAAACAGATGTGACCACACCAAGTACTGTCGCTACCACAAGGACCATGGTCATGAGACTAACGAATATCATCAACTTAAGGATGGGATAGAATATCTAGTCAAGATGGGGCACATGATTCGTTACGTCAATCATCGCGAAGATCAGAACGACAATCAAAATGATGGGAGGCAGAGACAACAATCACCACCTAATCGACCACAGTCGCCAGCCTACATAAGCGAGGTACCATATGTGATTGCTATTGTGGTCACGATTTGTGGAGGAACACACTTCATCGGTGAAAATAGCAAGTGCCGGGAAAGATATGCACGAGAGTTGTGCCATCAAACATATGAGGTGATGATAGATGAAGAGAGACCAAATAAGGTCTCGCGCATGGAAGACCAAGACATCGCTTTCACCAGCGAGGACTCGATATACGTTACTTACCCGCATAATGACCCCATGGTCATAGAAGCTCAGATCGCCATTCTAAATGTGTTAAGAGTGTTGGTTGACAATGACAGTTCCAtcaacatcttgtataagtcaTGCTTAGACAAAATGAATCTGTCTGTTCGGGACCTCGCGCCGTGCTCAACGACAATTTATGGGTTCAATGGCGAGGGCTTGGACCCCATCAGATCCATCAAATTCCCAGTGACTTTAGGCGATCCCCTTCGAAGGGAGAATTGCATGGCAATGTTCTTGGTCGTCAATTGCATGTCAGTGTATAATGTCATGCTGGGGCAACCCGTGCTTATTGATCTGCGAGCTATAACGTCGATTTGGCACCTCACCATCAAGTTCCCCACGGGCAAAGGTATCAGTTGCATAAGAGGAAACCAGCGAGAGGCGCGAGAATGTTACAACGTGTCAATCAACAAAGCTAAGAAAGGAAGGTTGCTAGCGCAAAAATGATCTTCGATGACCAAGTCTCCCAATGCATCAAGGAGTTGTTCAACAAAGAAATCGTCTTTATGATAGAGAAAAATCCAAATGGAGAGTCCACGATTGGCGAGGCCATAATAGGCGAGGCCCTAGTGGGCGAGGCCACGATAAGTGATGTCAAGGGAGGCGAGGCCCTGAATGGCGAGGTCACCATTGGCGATGCCATTGACAATGGTGCCATCGTTGGTGATCCGAATCTTAGTGTCTTATGAAATGAGTCCCAAAGCGGGGAGGAgttggatccttgctttggggatgatGAAATACTGGTCAGACCAGTCGAAGAGCTCGAGGTAATAGAGTTGAAAGATGGTGACCCCACTTAGAAGGTGAGGAGCGAGAAGAAACTGAACGACGATGTGAAGGCTGAATTGATCGATTTATTGCGAAAAAATCAAGACGTCTTCACATAGTCCCACAACGACATGGTAGGCATAAGCCCACCAGTcataagccatgtcctgaacatagattcGAAGGCTCCCCCAATTCTCCAGAAAAGATGGTCACTGGATGCCAAGAGGTACGAGGCGCTGAAGGCAGAAGTGAAGATTCTGGAAGAAAATGGTTTCATCCAAGAAGCCTTCTACCTCCTATGGGTCGCGAATCCGGTGCTTGTGCGTAAACCAAATGGAACTTGGAGATTATGCATTGACTTCAgcaacctcaacaaggcatgctcCAAAGACTGTTTTTCACTCCCTCGAATTGACCAGCTCATCGATGCAACCTTGGGGTACTGAtgaacccaaaacgggtatgttttaaaaatttatactcgcaagcgcatgaatcgtttatggaatatagtgttcgtgtaagcacgagatcgaacccaaaggagttgtctaaaattaaaaagaaaactattttaaatcaaaattaataaattataacctagttccaaagattgatgagaattttgaataatgaaaataaaataaaagacaataatatagaaattaaagacaatatatattactaaattaataattgtaaataagatggtaaaataagattattaaggatttagaatccacaaaatataagttcaataatatttataagtacattgattcccaagttttagtgatag contains the following coding sequences:
- the LOC133792395 gene encoding uncharacterized protein LOC133792395; the protein is MQKIFIAIENQVPYKKPILITKDPNRCDHTKYCRYHKDHGHETNEYHQLKDGIEYLVKMGHMIRYVNHREDQNDNQNDGRQRQQSPPNRPQSPAYISEVPYVIAIVVTICGGTHFIGENSKCRERYARELCHQTYEVMIDEERPNKVSRMEDQDIAFTSEDSIYVTYPHNDPMVIEAQIAILNVLRVLVDNDSSINILYKSCLDKMNLSVRDLAPCSTTIYGFNGEGLDPIRSIKFPVTLGDPLRRENCMAMFLVVNCMSVYNVMLGQPVLIDLRAITSIWHLTIKFPTGKGISCIRGNQREARECYNVSINKAKKGRLLAQK